tgcagtTACATTGgcttcaaaaagcaacaggacAGCCGTCGGGGCTGGTGAAGGCAAAGCCACCATGCCTGCGTTGACACGTCACCGCATCCAGCCCCCCAGGGTGGCTCACAGAAGAGACCCTGGGCTGCTCTCCCGGGTTTTAAAATAGCCCCCAGCAGCAAACCTCCTGCTCCGCTCGCCTCTGCCAGCTCTCTGCACATCCCAGGGGGGACGCTCCCTTCTGGCCCGGCCACATTTCAGGGTGAAACCGCACCACGGTCTTTGGGTCAACACTTTCCCATGGGAAAATGTCCCCCCCAAGCCCATGCACACCCCAAGCCGGGTGTGCCCACGTCCCCGTCACCCGCCACTCACCGGGCAGCACCAGGAGCAGCAGGACGGTGCCCAGGAGCAGGTTCATGCTGCTTTGTGGGGTCTCCTGGCTGGCCCCGGCCATCCCACGACACGCTGCTCCCCTCGTCTCGGTGGCTCTggtcctccccaggctcccccgGGGCTTGCAGCTGCTCCTGAGGCAACGGCCGTGTCCTCATTTCCCTTCTGCGAACCCCTTGCACCTTCCTGTGGGTTGGCAAGTGGCCTCCTGCCCCGGCTCGCAGCAACAGCAATAACCATCAGAGCCACGTCGTTTCCCCCTTGGCCGCTTCCCCCCGCTGACGcggggcttttttccttccctttttcccccccatcctGCCAAATCCTTGGCCAATGCCCCCCACCAGCCGGGGGCCATGTCAGGGCATCCCTCTCCCAAACCGGGCACGCCGCCGGGCATCGCTGCGAGCTGCCGGGGATGAAACATCCCCTTCCTGGGAaggtccccctgcccctgccgggAGTTGGAGCCGGGTGGAGGGGGATGAGTTGCAAGCGGAGCATCGTCCGGAAGGGGACCTAGTGGGGTGGGAGACGTGGTGCTGCGCTTGCAAGCGGCACAGCCACGAGAGCCGTGATCCCCATGGCCCCGCAGCCACCAAGGGAGGCGATTCCTGTCCTGCGAAGCCTCCCTCTTTGGATTCCCGTCTTCCGCCAGCCTCCCTCTTCACTGCGGTAATGACTGCAGCAGCTTCCCGAGCTGTGGAATTCCCCCCACCGCCCCGACCCCTACGGCACCGGGCTGCCGCTGCTCTGCCGGCAGCACCGTTACTGGTCCCAGCTCAGCAGGACCCTATGGGGTGAAACGCCGGGTCCTGCCCCGGGCATGGGACGACGCTGGCCGAGGGATGGATCCCATTGGAAAGCCCACGAATGCGCCCAGCAGAAAGACCCCGGCAAGCCGCGCTCCGAGCAGGAACAACTTTAATGGGCACAAGTCTGGTGTGCGAGCACGCTCGTTAAACTTCTACACCATCCAAAAATATACATccaacaaaataacaaaaatagatTATTCCAGCGGCTAGAGGGTGTGGCGGGGGCAGAGTTATTCTGTCTTCACTGGGGAAGGACCCTCTCGGTGATCACCAGCAAGGGCTGAAGATGGAGCCTTTCCCACCCATCACTCCTGGCCTCAGGGCACGGGAGGAGACGTCCGGAGGCACCAGGGACCCTGTCCCTGCcccttctgctttctgcagcccTCGCTGCCCGGGCGAGCATCCCTCCCATCCATCCCAAGGATGCCAAGCCGAGGGTGGATGCGGTGGGTGGGAAAACTGGGGAGGGGGCCGGCAGAGGCGAGGGGCGAGGGGCGGCCGGCCCCGCTGTGGGTCCCTGGGCTCCTAGCAGCCCTACGAGGTGGGTGCGGTAGCAAAGCGGACGGCATCGGTCCTTCCTGCGGCCGTCCTCCGCGCAGGGAGCCCCAGCACGGCGGGGCTCAGCCGAGGTGGCTCTGGCTGCTGTTGGGCTGCAGTTTGACGCTGTCGGAGCTGCTCTGCGAGTCAGGGGTCTTTCTCGCCTGCAGCACCATGGTCCAGTACCAGAGGAAGATGAGGAAACCTGGGACAGGAGAGaggaaccatagaatcatttaggttggaaaagacctttaagatcatcgagtccaaccgttaacctaacactgccgagtccaccactaaaccatgtccctaagcaccacatctacacgtcttttcaatacctccagggatggtgactccaccgcttccctgggcagcctgttccagtgcttgacaaccttttcagtgaaaaaaattttcctaatgtgcaatctaaacctcccctggcgcaactggaggccgtttcctcttgtcctatggcttgttacttgggaaaagagaccgactcCCCCAAAGGGAAGGAAGAGTGGGTGAACCCCCTCTAAGGACCAACAGCAGTTGAGAGTGAGCCAGCCAGCCTGCCAGGAATGGCTCCTCTCGTACTCCATCACCACCCCACCAGTACCCCATAAAAGCCCTGGTGCCCTCCGGAGGAGCCCGGCATCCCAGGCTCACCTTGGAGGGAGTTGATGATGGTGAAGATGTAGAGGGAGACGAGGCGGAAGACGCCGGAGGTGAAGGAGAAGAAGACCAGTGCCCAGGGGATGCCCAGCAGGATGCTCAGTCCAAAGAGGGCTAGGACGTGCTTGAGTTTGTGGCCCTTCTTGTTCTGCCGGAGGATCTCCCGGACCATGGCCCCCAGCATGACCGAGTTAAAGAGGAACAcgaggctgaacaaacccaggtTCACAACGTTATGGATCAGGGGGCTCGTGATCCAGCAtctggagggaggagaaagggcagAGGGTTATGCTGCGTCATCCCACATGAGGGACACGAGTTGGAGGGGTTGGGGGAAGCACGAAGGTGTGGTGCAAACCCAGCGCCCAGCTTAGTTAAACAGGGAGGGGGGATCCCCCACCACCGCCTGCACAAAGCCCCAGAAAAGCCAGAGGTGGGCTAAGGAAAGTCTGTAGGACACGGTGAAGGTTTAGCCAATTGACTTCATCTAAGACCAGGGATCAGGCAACCCATTTCCCATGACTTACATGGTTGCGTTGGTGAATTTGCCACCAACGGATTCATAGACGGGAATGGAGAAGGGGCCGTAGTTCGTCCAGCTAACCAGGAAGATCAGCGTCACGCAGAAGAAGGGGAGTCCTGAGCGGCAAGAACAGAGTGAAGCTGCTGTCCTAGTCCCTGGCCCTTGGTCCCTCTGGAAGGATTTGTTGCCCCTTTCTCCCCATACAGAGTACGAACTAACACCCTCCCTCCCAAGGGGGAACCGAGGATGGAGCACGCAACAAGGACGCCTGGCGCGAGCCCTGGCCCGGGAGCGAGCTGTGCTGCACCGACCCCAGCCGGGGCTCTCCCAGGGTCGTGGAATTTTAGGCCACAAAAGATCCTGAGATCTTCCTACCACGGCCTCCTGCCCAAAGCACAGCAGAGATGCGTGGGTGCTTCCTGCATCAAGCCCACCTCTCTGGGCTGTCCTggatgtttctttcaaaaagagaGGATCCCATTGCTATTTAAAGACCCCAGGCAGCGGCTCTCACATGCCTCCCTTGCTGGGTGACCCCCAGGGTGACCCACCCTTGCTCTAGCACCAGCTTCTGCTCTCAGCCACTGAGTCTCCTTCTCCACCGAGTCTCTCAACAGAGAGACCCCTCTGCTCTCAGATATCTGCTCCCCCACAGCTACGTCTCCATCCCCACCCAGGCACCGCAGATGGTGGGAAAGACCTACCCGGCTGCCCCTCCACCCCCGTGGCCCATGCCCTCAGGGTGTCTCTGCCTCCCCCATGCTCACCCCAGCCCACCAGGCAGAGCTTGAGGAGGAAGTGGTCATGGTAGGCGTTGAAGACTTCGATCACAAGCCGGTAGAGGTTGTAGCCCTCAATGCCCATCCAGGTGAGGCAGCTCAGGAGGGAGAAGTGCAGGAACAGCCCCCCGGCTCTGCAGACTGCCTCGCTGCTGCTGGAAGCCAAGTGCTCGGAGATGAGGAAGGTGACGTCCAGGAGGAAGATGGCGCCCAGCAGGTTCATGTGGATGTGCATGCTCGTGATCTGGTCTCGCTGCTTACTTCTGGAGAAGCGAGGAGGGGGGAGACCTCACCACCGTGCCTGGCCAGCATCCTTGGTGTCCTGCAACACCCCACAGCTCCGCGTGGGGCAACTCGCCCCTGCCAGAAGAGCCAGGAGACCCTCTGGTGGTGTCGCGGGCTGAGAGCCTAACCCCACGGGTGGGACCACCCGTGACGTGTGCAGATTCAGGTCCCTGCTGCTGACCCTGCATTGCAGGTCTAGGCCATGGGGGGTAGGGAGCGACATCATTTCAGCTCTGAATCATCCACACAGGATCAGTGACATGACTCAGGAGAAGACACTCATGTTCTCCACCGGGCCCTTGAAAGGATCTTTGCAGGCTTCTGCTTGCCGGATCCATAACAACAACCAAGCTGATTTTCCAAAATCATTGAAAACAGCCGGTGTTTTCGAGCGCTCTGCGGGACACCTGACCAAGGGGGTGGTTGCTGGAGAGGAGAACTCTGCTTTCTTCAAGCATGGCTCCTTCATCATGCTTCTAGCCAGGCCACCAACTGTGTTTGGAGAGCTTGCGCCCACCCAGGTATAGCGGCAATGGACAGGACGCAGACGGAGAGCGTGGGGTGACCTGTCAGACCGTACCTGAAGtagaggaagaagatggtgcaAATGGATGCCAAAGCTGAGATCAGGCAGCCGATGTAGGTTATGATACTCAGGTAATCCCTGTGTATGTAGGTGATCTCCGGGGACGATacctgaggagaaggaggaacgaGAGCTGGTGAGGGAAAACAGCTGGTGGGAACGATGTGGAGAGTTGCGGGAAGGCGCTACCCACCATCAGCACGGCAAAGTAGGTGAGGTGGTTGCATCTGCAGTCCGTCTGGCTGCCCCCCGTCGCTGTTGTACAACCATAGCTGTCCCAGCTCCCCGAACTGGCTGCGCGAGAGAAAGGGAGAGCGTCTGGTGAGCAGCAGGAACATCTGCTTCGGGTTTGTGGATCTTCAGGGCAAGGTGTCcatggcagggaggaggacaaAAAGGTGGGTCCCAGCTTGTCCCATGCCAAGCACACACACTCAGATAGCACCCTCAACACCAGGACCCATCCCTAGGGATGGAGAAAGCTCTTAGGTTAGCTACGGTGGGGAAAACCTGAAATCAACCCCATGGGAAAGGTTTATGGAGCTGGAGCGAGGAAGGGAGGTGCAGAGCGACTTTTACTCCTACCAGCAGGTCTGTGGTACCCTGCGGAAGGAGCAAAGGCAGCGCCTGGCTTCACACCCAAGTGCAGGAGCACTCACCGGTGGTGTCCTCCTGCCAGAAGACGCACAGTGGGGTCACGTTCCTCTGCAATGACAAAACCACGGGCCGTGATCAGGATGCAGCTGTGGATTTGTTGCCTGGCCAGCACATTTGATAGGGAAGAACATGGGGCAGGAGGCAAGACTGTCTCAGGAGACAAACCGTCCCGTATCATGGGAGCGGGCTCCAGGCAGAGACCGTTCTCTTGGCAGCTCGCGGAGCAGATACTTCCTCCCAGGTCCACTTTTTCAAACAAGGGGTTCAGCTTTGAGCAGGTGCCTGACAGGGCCATGACTGAGCCGAGGAATTGTTAACTCAAAGTGTCCCCCAGCCCTGGAGATTGTGCTGGAGGCCACACATCTGCAAAGCAGCATCTCCTGGACAGGAGCAGGCAGCGGCAGCACCAGCACCGGTGCACACAGTGAAGCCATGATCATGATACAGCCCCAGAAGACGTAGCAGACCCTGTACAGGCAGGCCAAGGGCATGGACCTGCTGGATTGTGACCACTCTCTAAG
This Calonectris borealis chromosome 12, bCalBor7.hap1.2, whole genome shotgun sequence DNA region includes the following protein-coding sequences:
- the ADGRG1 gene encoding adhesion G-protein coupled receptor G1 encodes the protein MKVLLLLLLSPLQGVGASGHQEEDFRFCGDRNQTQNSSVIYEHGPATISIENTAQALIIKRPFLPNRRNSYYKYSLPSALGRYRFCVYWFKANRTLRLAYGKQSFLLGGDPSSSITRGKESQKTERTSTSIFNVSYISKGGKNTSCDSASEYFFPASPESMPIWEQDVEEQLTTLDSLIAQPPALATGATEQRMLRRKLGELEKMLAKVELEGQNQTFGEATVHATVLRVQPTRAPQHLAFASQREEDGEVHGFAVDLPSSLFMMAKKREEVAEHRVILMDINSQTMFQDENSSHVLGDKVIGISLVDTVVANLSDPVVLTFFHDQLPRNVTPLCVFWQEDTTASSGSWDSYGCTTATGGSQTDCRCNHLTYFAVLMVSSPEITYIHRDYLSIITYIGCLISALASICTIFFLYFRSKQRDQITSMHIHMNLLGAIFLLDVTFLISEHLASSSSEAVCRAGGLFLHFSLLSCLTWMGIEGYNLYRLVIEVFNAYHDHFLLKLCLVGWGLPFFCVTLIFLVSWTNYGPFSIPVYESVGGKFTNATICWITSPLIHNVVNLGLFSLVFLFNSVMLGAMVREILRQNKKGHKLKHVLALFGLSILLGIPWALVFFSFTSGVFRLVSLYIFTIINSLQGFLIFLWYWTMVLQARKTPDSQSSSDSVKLQPNSSQSHLG